The genomic DNA AAGGCCGCGCGCATTACGTTCACTACGCCTGAACTTCTCTGGAAAGTGTTGACGGCGAAGCGCTGGCAATTGCTGAAGGCCATGTGTGGAGCCGGCCCTCTGTCGATTCGCGAAGCGGCGCGCCGCGTGGGCCGGGATGTAAAAGCCGTGCATACGGACGTGACGGCGTTGTTGAACGCAGGAGTGCTCGATCGTGTCGAGGATGGTCGGGTGATTTTCCCGTACGACTCGGTGAAAGTCGAGTTCCTTCTCCACGCTGCATAAATAAATTACTGCGAAAGTGTTAGACCCAACACGCATGGCTCCGACTCGTACTCATTACGACAATCTCAAGGTGGCACGCGATGCGCCGCCCGAGGTCATCCGTGCGGCATACAGAACTCTTTCCCAAAAGTTCCATCCGGACAGAAACCTGGGCAACTCTGAGGCGGTCCGAATCATGGCGATTATCAATGCCTCATACGAAGTCTTATCGGACCCAGATAAACGACGTGAGCATGATCAATGGATCAAAGAAGTAGAAGCTGCAAGCCATGTTAAGATGGAGGCAGGTCAGGCTATTCATAGTACTACTCAACCTCAGGATTCCATTGCTCCACCCGTTTTACTGAGACTTGTTCTACCCGTATTTAATTTGGTCAAAGGGCTCGTTATGTGGGCGTTCTCCTACATGATCGGCATCGCCATCTTAGTGGGCGTTGTCTGGATTACGTTGTCTGGATTATTGGAAGCGCTATTGACCTCTTCGGTGGAAAAAGCTCGCCACCTCCTGCTAAAATTCGCTCGTTCTGAGCTTGTGCGTCAGACGCTCTAGCCTGCGAGTCCGCAGGAATATTCCCGCTTCCTACGCTTGACGGGAAGCAGTACGCGAACATAGTTGTGACGTTGCACCACGCTCTCAGATT from Nitrospira sp. includes the following:
- a CDS encoding Chaperone protein DnaJ, producing MAPTRTHYDNLKVARDAPPEVIRAAYRTLSQKFHPDRNLGNSEAVRIMAIINASYEVLSDPDKRREHDQWIKEVEAASHVKMEAGQAIHSTTQPQDSIAPPVLLRLVLPVFNLVKGLVMWAFSYMIGIAILVGVVWITLSGLLEALLTSSVEKARHLLLKFARSELVRQTL